In one Dehalogenimonas sp. THU2 genomic region, the following are encoded:
- a CDS encoding TldD/PmbA family protein — protein sequence MPEIIDVAHHLDGKLGRYLADHLEIHLEETEASAVSYRGRELETATRTRDAGGNVRALVNGGWGFSSFNSLEDIERRIEQAVEQARLAGSGSSELAPVPPATAEIVIDERHDPRRVSLADKKALLDEYNEVLWSIPGLQTTSIGYGDSRKRSILLTSGGSFISQERADITLRVNAVAAGGGEVQQSGISMGSRGNFEDIKGLHSRVKETAERAVALLKAPQAKGGEYTVVLDPVLAGVFVHEAFGHLSEADHIYENPQLKEVMVLGREFGGAHLNIIDDATMTDLRGGYAYDDEGTPGQRVHLIREGRLTGRLHSRETAAKMKETPSGNARAISFRHPPIVRMGNTFIEPRDVTFDQMIGDIKEGIYARNWYGGTTSMEMFTFSAGEAFMIRNGKVEELVRPVVLSGNVFDTLKRIDAIGDDLDMNQGGGCGKGGQSPLAVSNGSPHIRIQRCLIGGR from the coding sequence ATGCCTGAAATCATCGACGTCGCCCATCACCTCGACGGCAAACTGGGGCGTTACCTCGCCGACCACCTGGAGATCCACCTTGAGGAAACCGAGGCCAGCGCCGTGTCCTACCGCGGTCGGGAACTGGAAACGGCCACCCGCACCCGGGACGCCGGCGGCAATGTCCGCGCCCTGGTGAATGGAGGGTGGGGCTTCTCCAGCTTCAATTCGTTGGAAGACATCGAGCGGCGTATCGAGCAGGCGGTGGAGCAGGCACGCCTGGCTGGCAGCGGGAGCAGCGAACTGGCTCCGGTACCCCCGGCCACCGCTGAGATCGTCATCGATGAGCGCCACGATCCCCGGCGCGTCAGCTTGGCGGATAAAAAAGCCCTGCTGGACGAATATAATGAAGTGCTGTGGTCTATCCCCGGTTTGCAGACTACTTCCATCGGCTACGGCGACAGCCGCAAGCGATCCATACTGCTGACCTCCGGCGGCAGCTTCATCAGCCAGGAACGGGCGGATATCACCCTCCGGGTGAACGCGGTGGCGGCCGGCGGCGGGGAGGTGCAGCAGTCCGGCATCTCCATGGGCAGCCGCGGCAACTTCGAGGACATAAAGGGGCTTCATAGCCGGGTTAAAGAGACCGCCGAACGCGCCGTGGCCCTGCTCAAGGCGCCCCAGGCTAAAGGGGGTGAATACACCGTAGTGCTGGATCCGGTGCTGGCGGGCGTGTTCGTCCACGAAGCCTTCGGTCACTTGTCGGAAGCCGATCACATCTATGAGAATCCTCAGCTTAAAGAGGTCATGGTGCTGGGGCGGGAGTTCGGCGGTGCGCATCTGAACATCATCGACGACGCCACCATGACGGACCTCCGGGGCGGTTACGCCTACGACGACGAGGGCACGCCGGGGCAGCGGGTGCATCTGATCCGGGAGGGCAGACTCACCGGACGGCTGCATTCACGGGAGACGGCGGCCAAGATGAAAGAAACGCCTTCCGGCAACGCCCGGGCGATCTCTTTCCGGCATCCGCCCATCGTGCGCATGGGCAACACCTTCATCGAGCCGCGGGATGTCACCTTCGACCAGATGATAGGTGATATAAAAGAAGGTATCTACGCCCGTAACTGGTACGGCGGCACCACCTCCATGGAGATGTTCACCTTCTCCGCCGGCGAAGCCTTCATGATAAGGAACGGCAAAGTCGAGGAACTGGTGCGGCCGGTGGTCCTTTCCGGCAATGTCTTCGATACTTTGAAACGCATCGACGCCATCGGCGACGACCTGGATATGAACCAGGGCGGCGGCTGCGGCAAGGGCGGCCAGTCGCCGCTGGCGGTGTCCAACGGTTCACCGCATATCCGTATCCAGCGCTGCCTGATAGGAGGCCGTTAA
- a CDS encoding TldD/PmbA family protein, whose protein sequence is MGLSLEKLLEKAAAVAEQADLYIVESEETPVHFEANRLKSLQAKQSSSVTLRIIKDGRLGLGVSARPDDGENILAMALETARFGQPVDFDLPGPQDYPGVDTWDDAVLKVSAAEMVEMGKRMISAVTERFPDVLCDGGVETARMSVRVMNSRGGGTAYKKTVMGIGVQGTWVRGTDMLFVGDGEDDCRIINNSDEVIANVLTQLERASRNVPVQSGEMPVIFTPSGVASAFIPALASALNGKLVLEGASPLAKRLGETVFDEKFSLYDDATLRLRPSSRLCDDEGVASRRLPLIENGRVTSFYYDLKTAAKAGTASTGNGSRGRGGAPSPSINALTLTPGDTSFETLLAGIEEGLVVEYLMGAEQGNVLGGDFSGNVLLGYKVENGKITGRVKDTVVAGNIYKLLKNMTLASDARWQGNLFTPSIFCPAVSVAAK, encoded by the coding sequence ATGGGCTTGTCACTTGAAAAACTCCTGGAAAAAGCGGCCGCGGTAGCCGAGCAGGCCGACCTGTATATAGTGGAAAGCGAAGAAACGCCGGTACACTTCGAGGCCAACCGCCTGAAAAGCCTGCAAGCCAAGCAGAGTTCCAGTGTCACCCTGCGCATCATCAAAGACGGACGGCTCGGCCTTGGGGTCAGCGCCCGGCCGGATGACGGTGAGAACATACTGGCCATGGCGCTGGAGACGGCGCGCTTCGGCCAGCCGGTGGATTTCGATCTCCCCGGCCCGCAGGATTATCCCGGGGTCGATACATGGGATGACGCGGTACTCAAAGTCAGCGCCGCCGAGATGGTCGAGATGGGTAAACGGATGATCTCCGCGGTCACTGAACGTTTCCCGGACGTGCTGTGCGACGGCGGCGTGGAGACGGCGCGGATGTCGGTGCGGGTGATGAACTCCCGCGGCGGCGGCACAGCCTATAAGAAAACGGTCATGGGTATCGGCGTCCAGGGCACCTGGGTGCGCGGTACCGATATGCTCTTCGTCGGTGACGGCGAGGATGACTGCCGCATTATCAACAATTCTGACGAAGTTATCGCCAACGTGCTGACCCAGCTTGAACGGGCCAGCCGGAACGTCCCGGTGCAGTCCGGCGAAATGCCGGTCATCTTCACCCCCTCCGGGGTGGCCAGCGCCTTCATACCGGCCCTGGCCTCGGCCTTGAACGGCAAGCTGGTGCTGGAAGGCGCCTCGCCGCTGGCGAAAAGGCTGGGCGAAACGGTCTTCGACGAAAAATTCTCCCTTTACGACGATGCCACGCTGCGGCTCCGCCCGTCATCCCGCCTGTGCGATGACGAAGGCGTGGCCAGCCGCCGCCTGCCGCTTATAGAGAACGGCCGGGTGACCAGCTTCTATTATGATCTGAAAACCGCTGCCAAAGCGGGCACGGCCAGCACCGGCAACGGCAGCCGCGGGCGGGGCGGCGCACCGTCGCCGTCCATTAACGCCCTCACCCTGACCCCGGGCGATACCAGTTTCGAAACCCTGCTGGCCGGCATCGAAGAAGGTCTGGTCGTGGAGTACCTCATGGGCGCGGAGCAGGGCAACGTCCTGGGCGGCGACTTCTCCGGCAACGTCCTCTTAGGTTACAAGGTGGAAAATGGTAAAATAACGGGAAGGGTCAAGGACACGGTTGTAGCTGGCAACATCTACAAACTCCTGAAGAACATGACCCTGGCCTCGGACGCCCGCTGGCAGGGTAATCTTTTTACCCCGTCCATCTTCTGCCCGGCGGTGTCGGTGGCGGCGAAGTAG
- a CDS encoding PAC2 family protein, giving the protein MTNLVRIHARPKLKEPYMLAAWPGIANVAMIVGTYLAHKLNPKPLAEVVAPYFFDPIGVLVQNNLVESPQFPESRFFYWKNKTGKRDLILFLGDDQPQSKTYELAHTVIDVAERFGVRRLYTCAAALTRIHHSEQPKVWGAATTESLLEDIKTHNLVLGGDLQISGLNGLLLGVAKDRKLDAMCLLGEVPHYASRFPNPTAALAIAEVLLKMLDIDIPLDELKEQAAEANSRLKEMASEAMGDYIDYFTEPIWERGGEFEEDEEDDESGSQN; this is encoded by the coding sequence GTGACCAATCTGGTAAGGATACACGCCCGTCCCAAGCTTAAGGAACCATATATGCTGGCCGCCTGGCCGGGTATCGCCAACGTGGCCATGATCGTAGGTACCTACCTGGCGCATAAGCTCAATCCCAAACCCCTGGCCGAGGTGGTGGCGCCGTACTTTTTCGATCCCATCGGCGTGCTGGTGCAGAATAACCTGGTGGAGTCGCCACAGTTCCCGGAAAGCCGGTTTTTCTACTGGAAGAACAAGACCGGCAAACGGGACCTCATCCTGTTCCTGGGCGACGACCAGCCGCAGAGCAAGACCTATGAACTGGCCCATACCGTCATCGACGTCGCCGAGCGCTTCGGCGTCCGCCGCCTGTACACCTGTGCCGCGGCGTTGACCCGCATCCATCATTCGGAACAGCCGAAGGTGTGGGGCGCCGCCACTACGGAGAGCCTCCTTGAGGATATCAAAACGCATAACCTGGTGCTGGGGGGGGACTTGCAGATCTCCGGTTTGAACGGCCTGCTTCTGGGAGTGGCCAAGGATCGGAAGCTAGATGCCATGTGCCTGCTGGGCGAAGTGCCGCATTACGCCTCGCGCTTTCCCAACCCCACCGCCGCCCTGGCCATCGCCGAGGTGCTGCTCAAGATGCTGGATATCGATATCCCCCTCGATGAACTGAAGGAACAGGCGGCCGAAGCCAACAGCCGGCTCAAGGAGATGGCCTCCGAGGCCATGGGCGATTACATCGACTATTTTACCGAACCCATCTGGGAGCGCGGCGGCGAGTTCGAGGAGGATGAAGAGGATGACGAATCCGGCTCACAGAACTGA